In Glycine max cultivar Williams 82 chromosome 7, Glycine_max_v4.0, whole genome shotgun sequence, a single window of DNA contains:
- the LOC100789406 gene encoding laccase-6 has protein sequence MANLITLFSLWLSMMSTIYSVKLIANGSTKGESTRFYDFKVQTKRVTKLCNSKDIVTINGMFPGPVVYAQEDDRIIVKVTNMTPFNVTIHWHGVRQRLSCWYDGASLITQCPIQSGQSFTYNFTVVQQKGTFFWHAHISWLRGTVYGAMIVYPKTGVPYPFNFPYQEHIIILGEYWLQDLQQIENATIASGGPPPIADAYTINGHPGPNYNCSTNDVYQINVIPGKIYLLRLINAGLNTENFFSIAYHNLTIVEADAEYTKPFTTDTVMIGPGQTLNVLLSADQPIGKYSMAITPYKSGRFVKYQNISAIAYFNYIGTSSDSLPLPAKLPKLDDKLAVKTVMDGLRSLNQVNVFKEIDKNLFVTIGLNVQKCHSKKPKQNCQFMHNGVLAASMNNVSFVNPNISILGAYYKKIKGSYTEDFPDTPPKFYDFVNGAPNNISYDTQSLNGTRTKVLKYGSRVQLIMQDTGIVNTENHPMHFHGYSFYVVGYGTGNYNPRTAKFNLVDPPYMNTIGVPAGGWAAIRFVADNPGVWYMHCHIDIHMQWGLGMVFIVNNGKGELESLPHPPPDLPQC, from the exons ATGGCCAACTTAATCACCTTGTTTTCGCTGTGGTTGAGTATGATGTCTACTATCTACAGTGTGAAGCTTATAgcaaatggaagtactaagggAGAATCCACAAGGTTCTATGATTTCAAG GTTCAAACTAAAAGAGTTACCAAACTTTGCAACTCCAAAGACATTGTTACAATTAATGGTATGTTTCCAGGACCTGTTGTTTACGCCCAAGAAGATGATAGAATCATAGTAAAAGTGACCAATATGACACCTTTCAATGTTACAATTCACTG GCACGGTGTCCGGCAAAGGCTATCATGCTGGTATGATGGGGCATCCTTGATTACACAATGTCCAATTCAATCAGGCCAAAGTTTCACCTATAATTTTACAGTGGTGCAGCAGAAGGGCACCTTCTTCTGGCATGCTCATATTTCTTGGTTAAGAGGAACAGTTTATGGTGCCATGATTGTTTATCCAAAGACAGGAGTACCATACCCATTTAACTTTCCCTATCAAGAGCACATAATTATACTAG GGGAGTATTGGCTGCAGGATCTCCAACAAATTGAGAATGCCACTATAGCAAGTGGAGGACCTCCTCCTATAGCAGATGCATATACCATTAACGGTCATCCAGGACCTAACTACAACTGCTCCACTAATG ATGTCTACCAAATCAATGTGATTCCGGGGAAGATCTATTTGTTAAGACTGATTAATGCTGGTTTGAACACTGAGAACTTCTTTTCCATTGCTTATCACAATTTAACAATCGTGGAAGCTGATGCAGAATACACAAAGCCATTCACCACAGACACAGTAATGATTGGACCTGGTCAAACACTGAATGTCCTTCTCTCTGCAGATCAACCAATAGGAAAATACTCCATGGCTATAACACCTTACAAGTCTGGAAGGTTTGTCAAATATCAAAACATTTCGGCTATAGCCTACTTCAACTACATAGGCACTTCATCTGATAGCTTACCTTTACCAGCTAAATTGCCTAAACTAGATGATAAATTGGCTGTCAAGACAGTCATGGACGGATTAAGGAGCCTAAATCAAGTCAATGTTTTCAAAGAAATTGACAAAAATCTATTCGTCACCATTGGATTGAATGTTCAAAAGTGTCATTCAAAGAAACCAAAGCAAAACTGCCAATTCATGCACAATGGGGTATTAGCAGCTTCAATGAACAATGTAAGTTTTGTTAATCCCAATATTTCAATCCTGGGAGCATATTATAAGAAGATTAAAGGATCATATACTGAAGATTTCCCAGACACCCCCCCAAAGTTCTATGACTTTGTTAATGGTGCCCCTAATAACATTTCATACGACACGCAGTCATTGAATGGTACTAGAACAAAAGTCCTTAAATATGGTAGCAGGGTGCAACTCATTATGCAGGACACAGGGATAGTCAACACTGAAAACCACCCTATGCACTTTCACGGCTACAGCTTTTATGTGGTAGGGTATGGCACAGGCAACTATAACCCACGAACAGCAAAATTCAATTTAGTGGATCCTCCATACATGAACACAATTGGAGTTCCAGCTGGTGGATGGGCAGCAATTCGCTTTGTTGCTGATAATCCAG GGGTGTGGTATATGCACTGTCACATTGATATACACATGCAATGGGGACTAGGAATGGTATTTATAGTAAACAATGGAAAAGGAGAGCTGGAATCCTTACCACATCCTCCACCAGACCTGCCACAATGTTAA
- the LOC106799422 gene encoding uncharacterized protein, translating to MDKVNTTNNSNSNSNSNSNNNCGFMSCDKLDRVANWVGANVASAFFASLERCSCINLSIKDNEDDTNNDDRPLFLSHPTTPFSSNSNVHS from the coding sequence ATGGACAAAGTTAACAccaccaacaacagcaacagcaacagcaacagcaacagcaacaacaactgTGGGTTCATGTCGTGCGACAAACTGGACCGAGTGGCCAACTGGGTCGGCGCCAACGTTGCCTCTGCTTTCTTTGCATCCTTGGAGCGGTGCTCTTGCATCAACCTCAGCATCAAAGACAACGAAGATGACACCAACAACGATGATCGCCCTCTCTTCCTCTCTCACCCCACTACTCCTTTTTCCTCCAACTCCAACGTTCACTCTTGA
- the LOC100803345 gene encoding MYB-like transcription factor 4: protein MGRAPCCSKVGLHKGPWTPKEDALLTKYIQAHGEGQWKSLPKKAGLLRCGKSCRLRWMNYLRPDIKRGNITPEEDDLIIRMHSLLGNRWSLIAGRLPGRTDNEIKNYWNTHLSKKLKIQGTEDTDTHNMLENPQEEPASDGGNNNKKKKKNGGKKKNKGKDNAEPPKTQVYLPKPIRVKAMYLQRTDSNTFTFDSNSNSASGSTSQEKDESPVTKESNVVSEVGNVGEESDGFGFFSEDHDLVNASDIECQSYFPTYHGTLQQLYEEYFQLLNMDQGQFERNSFAESLLE from the exons ATGGGAAGGGCTCCTTGTTGTTCCAAAGTGGGGTTGCACAAAGGTCCATGGACTCCTAAAGAAGATGCATTGCTTACCAAGTATATCCAAGCTCATGGAGAAGGCCAATGGAAATCACTACCCAAAAAAGCAG GGCTTCTTAGATGTGGAAAAAGTTGTAGATTGAGATGGATGAACTATCTGAGACCAGATATAAAGAGAGGGAACATAACACCAGAAGAAGATGATCTTATAATCAGAATGCATTCACTTTTGGGAAACAGATGGTCCCTCATAGCAGGAAGGTTACCAGGGAGAACAGACAATGAAATAAAGAACTATTGGAACACCCATCTAAGCAAAAAGCTGAAAATTCAAGGAACAGaagacacagacacacacaacATGTTAGAGAATCCTCAAGAAGAGCCAGCCAGTGATGgtggcaacaacaacaaaaagaagaagaagaacggtGGCAAAAAGAAGAACAAAGGCAAAGACAATGCTGAGCCACCAAAGACCCAAGTTTACCTACCAAAACCAATTAGAGTGAAGGCTATGTATTTACAGAGAACGGATAGTAACACCTTCACCTTTGATTCCAATTCCAATTCTGCTAGTGGATCAACAAGCCAAGAGAAGGATGAAAGCCCCGTGACAAAAGAATCAAACGTGGTTAGTGAAGTTGGTAATGTGGGAGAAGAAAGTGATGGTTTTGGCTTCTTCAGTGAGGACCATGACTTAGTCAACGCCTCAGATATTGAATGCCAATCTTATTTTCCCACATATCATGGCACCCTACAGCAACTGTATGAAGAATATTTTCAGCTCTTGAACATGGATCAAGGCCAATTCGAACGGAATTCCTTTGCAGAATCTTTATTAGAGTGA
- the LOC100803876 gene encoding laccase-6 → MANLISLFLLSLSMISLIYNVNLLAHGSTKVESTKFYDFKVQTKRVTKICSSKDIVTINGMFPGPVVYAQEDDRIIVKVTNMTPFNVTIHWHGVRQRLSCWYDGPSLITQCPIQAGQSFTYNFTVVQQKGTFFWHAHVSWLRGTVYGAMIVYPKTGVPYPFKFPFQEHIIILGEYWLQDLQQLENATIASGGPPPITDAYTINGHPGPNYNCSTNDVYQIDVIPGKTYLLRLINAGLNTENFFAIANHNLTIVEADAEYTKPFTTNTVMIGPGQTLNVLVSANQPVGKYSMGVAPYESGRMIIYQNVSAIAYFNYIGTPADSLSLPAKLPKLDDELAVKTVMDGLRSLNRVNVFKEIDKNLFVTIGLNVQKCHSKKPKQNCQFMHNGVMAASMNNISFVDPNISILEAYYKKIKEIYTEDFPDTPPKFYDFVNGAPNNIPYDTQSLNGTRTKVLKYGSRVQVILQDTRIVTTENHPMHFHGYSFYVVGYGTGNYNPLAAQFNLVDPPYMNTIGVPSGGWAAIRFVADNPGVWYMHCHLDIHKSWGLGMVFIVNNGKGELESLPHPPPDLPQC, encoded by the exons ATGGCCAACTTAATCTCCTTGTTTTTGCTGTCGTTGAGTATGATATCACTTATCTACAACGTGAACCTTCTAGCACATGGGAGTACCAAGGTAGAATCAACCAAGTTCTATGATTTCAAG GTTCAAACAAAAAGAGTTACCAAAATTTGCAGCTCCAAAGACATTGTCACAATTAATGGTATGTTTCCAGGACCAGTTGTTTACGCCCAAGAGGATGATAGAATCATAGTAAAAGTGACCAATATGACACCTTTCAATGTTACAATTCACTG GCATGGTGTCCGGCAAAGGCTATCATGCTGGTATGATGGGCCATCCTTGATTACACAATGTCCAATTCAAGCAGGCCAGAGTTTCACCTATAATTTTACAGTTGTGCAGCAGAAGGGCACCTTCTTCTGGCATGCTCATGTTTCTTGGTTAAGAGGAACGGTTTATGGTGCCATGATTGTTTATCCAAAGACAGGGGTACCTTACCCATTTAAATTTCCCTTTCAAGAGCACATAATTATATTAG GGGAGTATTGGCTGCAGGATCTCCAACAACTTGAGAATGCCACAATAGCAAGTGGAGGACCTCCTCCTATAACAGATGCATATACCATTAACGGTCATCCAGGACCCAACTACAACTGCTCCACTAATG ATGTCTACCAAATTGATGTGATTCCGGGGAAGACTTATTTGTTAAGACTGATTAATGCGGGTTTGAACACTGAGAACTTCTTTGCCATTGCTAATCACAATTTAACAATCGTGGAAGCTGATGCTGAATACACAAAGCCATTCACCACAAACACAGTGATGATTGGACCAGGTCAAACACTGAATGTCCTTGTCTCTGCTAATCAACCAGTAGGAAAATACTCCATGGGTGTAGCACCTTACGAGTCAGGAAGGATGATCATATATCAAAATGTCTCGGCTATAGCCTACTTCAACTATATAGGCACTCCAGCTGATAGCTTATCTTTACCAGCTAAGTTGCCTAAACTAGATGATGAACTAGCTGTTAAGACAGTCATGGACGGATTAAGGAGCCTAAATCGAGTCAATGTTTTCAAAGAAATTGACAAAAATCTATTCGTTACCATTGGATTGAATGTTCAAAAGTGTCATTCAAAGAAACCAAAGCAAAACTGCCAATTCATGCACAATGGGGTGATGGCAGCCTCAATGAACAATATAAGTTTTGTTGATCCCAATATTTCAATCCTGGAAgcatattataagaaaataaaagaaatatatactgAAGATTTCCCAGACACCCCCCCGAAGTTCTATGACTTTGTTAATGGTGCCCCAAATAACATTCCATATGACACACAGTCATTGAATGGTACTAGAACAAAGGTCCTTAAATATGGTAGTAGGGTGCAAGTCATTCTGCAGGACACAAGGATAGTCACCACCGAAAACCACCCAATGCACTTCCATGGCTATAGCTTTTATGTGGTAGGGTATGGCACAGGCAACTATAACCCACTAGCTGCACAATTCAATTTAGTGGATCCTCCATACATGAACACAATTGGAGTTCCATCGGGTGGATGGGCAGCAATTCGCTTTGTTGCGGATAATCCAG GGGTGTGGTATATGCACTGCCACCTTGATATACATAAGTCATGGGGACTAGGAATGGTATTTATAGTGAATAATGGAAAAGGAGAGCTGGAATCCTTACCACATCCTCCACCAGACCTGCCACAATGTTAA